GACTGAGAAAGAAGTTGAACATACTGTATTACacatttgtgaacggagggagtacatgataattGAGAGAGTAAGAGAGAACCAGACCACAGACGCATGCCACAGATCTAGCTGAGGCTGCTGTGGTGCACAGTGCATAACTCTGGCGGGAGAAGCTGTGTCGACAGGGCTAGCGAGCACTCGGTTCCTGCACTGCAAAGACTGAGATATTCCCCCACAGCGTGACTCGGACCTTTGCCCCCGTAGTGGTCCGCGCAGGCAGGGTCCCTGGCCTGGCTGTTTCGGCGCTTTTCGCAACGTGGCCGGGCCGGTGCGCAGTCGTGGTGGGGGACGCCGGACGCGTCTGGTACTGCAAGGCCGCAACTGCATCCGCCCGGCGGAGAGGACGGCACCCCGATGGGCCTCACCTCACTCACACACGCATAGGGCGTTGCACGACACAAGAGAAGACCAACTACCGCCCAGCCTGACCGAGCACCAACCTAACCTGACCCCGCAAGGATGGACCCATGGAAGCTCCAAAAAAAAAGAAGGATGGCCCCATGGTTGTGGGGTCCCAAGTCGCCGTGGCTTTTCCGTCTGCCTTCTTCCTGAAGAACCCGGCCGTCGTACGTCCGGGCGCTCCGCCAGCTTTCCCGCCATGTCGGGCTCGTCCTCCTGCCCCGCCCTTCTGGTTTTCTCTGTTCGCCTAGACGGACGGACGGAGCAGTACCAGTAATCTGGTGTACTCTACATCGAGCACCGTGTGGTGGCGTGTCTTGGCATTGGCAGCTTGCCTGTGGCCGGCCGTACTAAATCCCAGGGAGGGAACTTTGGCCGGAACAAACTGCTGCTGCCCTTTGTTTGCCTGCTTGTTTTCAGCCAAGAAGCGTGACCGGCTACCTGATGTCTGCGTGCGCGCACTCGAGAGAGGGGCTCTTTTCTTCTCCGAGCAAAAAAACAGAAGATAATTTCCGATTTCCAAAAGAACATACTCGTGCTACTACTAATAGGCACACACACATCATTGTCTTCTTTCGTGTCTGGAAAGTGAGGATCGGTTTTGCTAATGCTAAAGCGTGAAACAAGGCGTGCTTTAATGCTTGTTTTCAGCCCTAAAGGCTCCGTTTGCTTTGTTGCGTAAGATAGGTTTTCTTGCCTTCGTTTGCTATTTCCACAGGCCAACAGAAAGTCTAGTGCGCTGCCTTTCCAAGCCATTCGTTTTCCTTTTGCATTCAGTGACCAAAACCTCTTGAATTCATCAtgtgccatggagcaaaataaATTATTATTACACTTGGTACACACAAAAACTGCACTACTGTTTGATCGCACATGTGCAATAATTCATTCAAAAAGCAGCCGTGTACCATGATTACCAACAATTTCACAACACTTTAAATTCTTGACGCTTTCACCTAGATGCAGCAAAAACTAGAAGCTTGACTAAATTGCGCATTCGCTTTACCTTTGAAATGTCACACCAGGTACGATTTGCCAGAatcgaatcatgcaacttacaatctTGAAAGCTATTTAAAGCCCCTGCCTGAGTAAGCTCACGTGTGTGTTCCTGGTGTCACTGTCTCGTGGGGCAAGGCAACTGCTGATTCCCACTCGGTGGTTGCCTGTTACAAGGTCACCCTCCTGGATATAGATTCTAAAAAGTTTATCAATTTTTGTTTCTGCACACAATTAAATTACCATATTTAGGAGGGTGAAAATTCGTCTAGTCTAGTGCGATGTACCCACCAGGCAAACTTTTTGCCCAACATCAAGAATCAAAGATGGTGCACATCAACACACACTATCATCCTCTGATTGTTCCTTGttccactcctcatcacccattcaCCAATGGGGCATGCACTTCCTCGGTGGACCATCATCCCCCTCGACTCCAAGCTGTTCTTGTTCCCCTCCCGATCTGCCTGGAACCCCTTTTGCAACTTGTCAAATTATGCTGGGAACCTGTTGCTGTTGCCAACTCACCTTGATGCATGCGCTCTCATTGCTGGCTGGTTGGTTGGTAGCTCTCGGTGGGCCGAAAGGAATGACACATGTATGCCATCTTTAGAGAGCACTCGTAATGATCACAGAACCACAAAATTTGTATAGCTATGGCCCATCCAGGAAGAGGGTCTATGATTACCACTGTGTAATGTATGATAGGTTGCCGGCCAAACTATGGTGTTTGCAATCTGGATAAGTGGATTCCTGGTTGAGGTGTGATCATGAGCTGTAAAGTTTGCGAGCATGGTGATCATATTATTTGTTCCACTGGAGGAGATGCCGCTCGAGTTATACTTGCTGTGGGTTTTAGCATGTTTAACTTAGCCCTAGATCGAATATCTTTATGAGAGGTACGCGTGGCGCATCTGATCTGTGTTTGGTAAACCAAGATGCATATCTTTTAGAAAATTAGTCAGGGGGCTGTTGTAATGAGAGTGATTTGTAGCCTGCTCGAATGGATGCAGAATTGCACATAGGTGGGCGGTGGGGAGCTGATTGTTAGTGACTAGTGAGTGGGTTGGTAGGATACTTTCTGATATGAGAATGTTCTCATGTTGTTCCTCAACAACCAAAAAAACAGAAATTCTCCCATGAGAATGTTCATGCCCTAGGGCATTAATTTTATCAGATGCATGGCCTGAACAGTCTAATTAACAACATGCCGATTTCGATCGAGTAAATAGCCGGTGCGGATGATTGTCGTTTCCATTATCATGGTTATGTCAAATTAATTTGCTCCTGTGATGATTAACTTGTGCTTTGGCTGGAAAATTTGCCGCAGTGTTCACGTACAACAAGCAGTTCCACAACGTGATCGCGGTGAGCAAGGCGGACTACAAGAACTGCAACGTGACCAAGCCGACGGCCACCTGGGCCACGGGCAAGGACTCCGTCGTCCTCAACACCACCGGCCACCACTACTTCCTCTGCGGCTTCCCGGGCCACTGCGCCATAGGTCAGAAGGTGGACGTCCGCGTGCTCTCCTCCGCTGCCCCTTCCACCGCCCCCGCCATGGCGCCCGCCCCGGGAGCCGCGGGCGGCGGCTCGGCCGGCCGCGCCGGCGCCGCGCCCTCGCCGCACCCCAACGCCGCGCCGGCCGTCAGCAGCTCGTTCGCCGTGACGGTCGCCGCGTCCGTGCTGTCCGTGGCCGCTGCCGGATTGAACCTGCTGTAGTCCGGAGGTTTGCCGGCCGAGGATGGATGGATGGCGCCCTGTGAGTTGTGAGCTTCCGTTTGTCGCCGTATGAGTGCGAGCAGTCGTGGAGACATCTCTGGTCATCTGGATCCTGTGTTGTTTATTACGTACTACTGTTTTGCTCTCTTTTTTGTGTGCCATACTCTTCTCAGTGGATCTTGGTCTGGTTTGGGGATTTGTGCTTAGTTTAATCAATCAAGTGAGCACTCTCTTATGGTTTTTACTGACATGCCTTGGGGAGTAACAATTGGGGACATTTCTCAAGATGtaaaataatgagttaattacactTTTGATACATAAACTTGGACTCGATGTACAAATTCATACATAAACTTGAAAATGACACAAATCGACCATATAACTTGCATTCCGAGTACGTTTCAATACATTTTCGTTAACTCTCCGTTAAACACAACACATGAGCTGCATGTTGCTGAATATTAGTTGGGCTATAGACCCATTTAACAATTTCAGAAAATTCCTAAGGGCCCATACTGTCAATTGAGTGGCGGGAAGTTTAGTCCCCACATAGCTAGTTGAGAGAGGTGTACATCAACTTATAAGGTGAGCTATTCTCCCACTAGTATGAGTTGGTGTGAAGAAAGGAGAGGTGTTCCATACGCGCGCTCCTCCACTACACCACCTATTCTTATATGTTTATGTTAGAGATAGATATTATTTATATGTTTATGTGCTGGCGTTTGAACAAGTTTTGTTTTCTTCTCAATGTCGGTATCTTTTCGCTTGATTTAAAAGATGTAAGTGATAATGTTTTTAGGATTCAAACTCAAGACGTTGTGTTGCATGCATCAGACACTAGCCATTGCAACCTGTTACTTCTTCTTAATGTTAGAGATATATAGTTATTTGTATTTTTTTATCAGGAAAACTGATTCGAATCTAAAATGTATGTTGCATAGGATTTATTGTATGAGTGGGTCTCTCATCACTGTTTTTCCCGG
The window above is part of the Triticum aestivum cultivar Chinese Spring chromosome 2A, IWGSC CS RefSeq v2.1, whole genome shotgun sequence genome. Proteins encoded here:
- the LOC123188196 gene encoding mavicyanin, which produces MAALRRGSAVALAALVAAAMWAGMASAAVYEVGDKLGWTIMGSPDYGAWAASKKFSLGDTLVFTYNKQFHNVIAVSKADYKNCNVTKPTATWATGKDSVVLNTTGHHYFLCGFPGHCAIGQKVDVRVLSSAAPSTAPAMAPAPGAAGGGSAGRAGAAPSPHPNAAPAVSSSFAVTVAASVLSVAAAGLNLL